The Natrinema salifodinae genome includes a window with the following:
- a CDS encoding Mut7-C RNAse domain-containing protein, which produces MRLLLDVMCGGLIAYLRMCNHDTAYAGDRGLEADDAVLAAARNEDRTIVTRDGELADRAAASISLESRDVEAQLAELAAAGVDLSLAADPAFCGRCNGPLDRVDSDVSTPEYAPDPAETEIWVCRDCGQYFWRGSHWDRVAETLSRVA; this is translated from the coding sequence ATGCGCCTCCTCCTCGACGTCATGTGCGGCGGCCTGATCGCGTACCTGCGGATGTGCAACCACGACACCGCCTACGCCGGCGATCGCGGACTCGAGGCCGACGATGCGGTGCTCGCCGCGGCCCGGAACGAAGACCGGACGATCGTCACCAGGGACGGCGAACTCGCCGATCGAGCCGCGGCGTCGATCTCGCTCGAATCCCGCGACGTCGAGGCGCAACTCGCGGAACTCGCTGCGGCGGGCGTCGACCTCTCGCTGGCGGCCGATCCCGCGTTTTGCGGGCGCTGTAACGGGCCGCTCGACCGCGTCGATTCCGACGTATCGACGCCCGAATACGCACCCGATCCGGCCGAAACCGAGATCTGGGTCTGCCGCGACTGCGGTCAGTACTTCTGGCGCGGCAGTCACTGGGACCGGGTCGCGGAGACGCTCTCGAGAGTCGCGTGA
- a CDS encoding SDR family oxidoreductase: MATAEDVDGTADDGPDGTVVDDADDLEATTTTDEDRYTRKKSVLITGCSSGIGRATARAFLDEDWLVVATARNVDDIADLADAGCKTLELDVTDPDQVASVVERTVDIAGSIDCVVNNAGYAQMGPLEDVPTVDLHRQFDVNVYGPHRLTRAAVPHMRAQSEGRIINVSSVAGRISFPGSGAYSGSKHALEAMSDSLRAEVDEFDIDVVLIEPGPVETDFTERVDEELPEEERTPAYESLYELYDEAQLIGGGSGGPFASEPEDVAAAIVESATSPEPPARYPVGPLAQYGLYARYLPDRIRDAVYGLLRKLV, encoded by the coding sequence ATGGCCACCGCTGAGGACGTCGATGGGACAGCCGATGACGGGCCGGACGGCACCGTCGTCGACGACGCGGACGATCTCGAGGCGACAACTACGACCGACGAGGACCGGTACACGCGCAAAAAGTCGGTCCTCATCACCGGCTGCTCGTCCGGAATCGGCCGCGCGACCGCCCGCGCGTTTCTCGACGAGGACTGGCTGGTCGTCGCGACGGCGCGAAACGTCGACGACATCGCGGATCTCGCCGACGCCGGCTGCAAGACCCTCGAGTTGGACGTCACCGATCCCGATCAGGTCGCGTCGGTCGTCGAGCGGACGGTCGACATCGCCGGCTCGATCGACTGCGTCGTCAACAACGCCGGCTACGCCCAGATGGGGCCGCTCGAGGACGTTCCGACGGTCGACCTCCACCGGCAGTTCGACGTCAACGTCTACGGGCCCCACCGGCTGACCCGCGCCGCCGTACCGCACATGCGCGCCCAGAGCGAGGGCCGGATCATCAACGTCTCGAGCGTCGCCGGGCGCATCTCGTTCCCCGGCTCCGGCGCGTACTCGGGCTCGAAACACGCCCTCGAAGCGATGAGCGACTCGCTGCGCGCCGAGGTCGACGAGTTCGACATCGACGTCGTGCTGATCGAGCCTGGCCCGGTCGAGACGGACTTCACCGAGCGCGTCGACGAGGAACTGCCCGAGGAAGAGCGGACGCCGGCCTACGAGTCACTGTACGAACTCTACGACGAGGCCCAGTTAATCGGCGGCGGGAGCGGCGGTCCCTTCGCCTCCGAACCGGAAGACGTCGCGGCGGCGATCGTCGAGTCCGCGACCAGTCCCGAACCGCCGGCGCGGTATCCGGTCGGACCGCTCGCCCAGTACGGGCTCTACGCGCGATACCTGCCGGACCGGATCCGCGACGCGGTCTACGGCCTCCTCCGGAAGTTAGTGTAG
- a CDS encoding DUF5788 family protein, translating to MQEYERKQLLERVEREGATVGADIPETITVQGEEIDLRTFVFEIKRRETVPPGERERVEQAKKNLRRERLDRLERIEEGAITRSEGEELAQSIIGIDRALNALESLGPTDLEREQKAQQAADRKRWMSFLQKALGQDDDANARRGR from the coding sequence GTGCAAGAGTACGAGCGCAAGCAACTGCTCGAGCGCGTCGAGCGCGAGGGCGCGACCGTCGGCGCGGACATCCCGGAGACGATCACCGTCCAGGGGGAGGAGATCGACCTCCGGACGTTCGTCTTCGAGATCAAGCGCCGCGAGACGGTCCCGCCAGGCGAGCGCGAGCGCGTCGAGCAGGCGAAAAAGAACCTGCGGCGCGAGCGACTCGACCGACTCGAGCGGATCGAGGAGGGCGCGATCACCCGGTCGGAGGGCGAGGAACTCGCCCAGAGCATTATCGGGATCGACCGGGCGCTGAACGCCTTAGAGAGCCTCGGGCCGACGGACCTCGAACGCGAGCAGAAGGCCCAGCAGGCCGCCGACCGCAAGCGCTGGATGTCCTTCCTGCAGAAGGCGCTGGGCCAGGACGACGACGCGAACGCGCGGAGGGGGCGCTGA
- a CDS encoding rhomboid family intramembrane serine protease — translation MAKCDVCGKDENMPYNCRHCGGTYCADHRLPENHDCSGLQNWNDPQGVFDSGFDDSVNGGSTSRASSLADKLPIDTSPGGPLAYFRGNMAYTFLALMWLTFFSQLVLGQFLSYEAYNSIFVLRPYHPEYVWTWFTSIFAHGGFGHIVGNSIVLFFFGPLVERYVGSRKFAILFLVSGALAGLGQVSIQILQASTVTPFTPGVVGASGAALAVLGVLTILNPGLKVYLYFILPVPIWVLTGGYAVFSIFFVSTGGGGNIAHMAHLVGLAIGLAYGEYVKRNRNVRAPNQLQFGGGGPGGPGGPGGPGGRRRF, via the coding sequence ATGGCCAAGTGCGACGTGTGTGGGAAGGACGAAAACATGCCGTACAACTGTCGGCACTGCGGCGGCACCTACTGTGCCGACCACCGGCTTCCCGAGAACCACGACTGTTCGGGGCTCCAGAACTGGAACGACCCGCAGGGCGTCTTCGACAGCGGGTTCGACGACAGCGTCAACGGCGGGAGCACGTCGCGGGCCTCGAGCCTCGCCGACAAACTCCCGATCGACACCAGTCCGGGCGGACCGCTGGCGTACTTCCGCGGGAACATGGCCTACACGTTCCTCGCGCTGATGTGGCTGACGTTCTTTAGTCAGTTAGTCCTGGGTCAGTTCCTCAGTTACGAGGCCTACAACTCGATATTCGTTCTCAGACCGTACCATCCGGAGTACGTCTGGACGTGGTTCACATCGATCTTCGCACACGGCGGTTTCGGCCACATCGTCGGCAACAGCATCGTGTTATTCTTCTTCGGACCGCTCGTCGAGCGGTATGTCGGTTCGCGGAAATTCGCAATTTTGTTCCTCGTAAGCGGTGCACTCGCCGGTCTCGGACAGGTTTCCATCCAAATATTACAGGCCAGTACGGTGACGCCGTTTACGCCGGGCGTCGTCGGAGCTAGCGGTGCTGCACTCGCGGTTCTCGGCGTCCTCACGATTCTGAACCCCGGTCTCAAGGTCTACCTCTACTTCATTCTCCCCGTCCCGATCTGGGTTCTCACCGGCGGATACGCGGTGTTCAGCATCTTCTTCGTCAGTACCGGCGGCGGCGGTAACATCGCACATATGGCCCACCTGGTCGGCCTCGCCATCGGCTTAGCCTACGGCGAGTACGTCAAGCGCAACCGGAACGTCCGCGCGCCGAACCAGCTACAGTTCGGCGGTGGCGGTCCCGGCGGCCCTGGCGGCCCCGGCGGTCCGGGCGGTCGCCGCCGGTTCTGA
- a CDS encoding DUF192 domain-containing protein has translation MRLVHEPAGDGPSDADSDAETETDSGDVDRTTLATTVDLADSLVSQARGLMFRRSVPDDYALAFRFDSVATRDLHMLFVRFPIDAVWVVDGVVRRVERLRPWRSFARDRADLIVELPAGAAAAVEPGDRLHLADDRVAAD, from the coding sequence ATGCGACTCGTCCATGAGCCGGCCGGCGACGGGCCGTCGGATGCCGATTCCGATGCCGAGACCGAGACCGATTCCGGCGACGTCGACCGCACGACGCTGGCGACGACCGTCGACCTCGCGGATTCGCTGGTGAGCCAGGCGCGCGGGCTCATGTTCCGGCGTTCGGTCCCGGACGACTACGCGCTCGCCTTCCGGTTCGACTCGGTCGCGACGCGGGATCTCCACATGCTGTTCGTCCGCTTCCCTATCGACGCGGTCTGGGTCGTCGACGGCGTCGTCCGGCGCGTCGAACGGCTCCGTCCGTGGCGGAGCTTCGCTCGCGATCGGGCCGATCTGATCGTCGAACTGCCGGCCGGTGCCGCGGCTGCTGTCGAACCAGGCGACCGGTTGCACCTCGCGGACGACCGAGTCGCGGCCGATTGA
- the polX gene encoding DNA polymerase/3'-5' exonuclease PolX: MATNAEIAARFEEFADLLEADDVEYKPRAYRRAAENVRTHPSPIADRVEAGDEAVLEEIDGVGDAIASKIVEYVETGGIDELEELRENLPIDIADITRIEGVGPKTAGKLYRELGVQTLDDLEAAAEAGEVQEVKGFGPKTEQNILDNLEFARTVGQRQLLGEARPLADDVLAFLESIDAVQRCEVAGSIRRWRETIGDVDVLAATDAGEDVVEAFVAWDSVDDEIESGPEKASVRVGESRVDLRVVVPGEFGSALQYFTGSKDHNVALRNYAIDRGMKLNEYGAFDVSDVEDEEAGQRVGERVAGETEEGMYEALGLPWIPPELRTDRGEIAAAEKGELPDLITREDIRGDFHSHTEWSDGNTDIEAMVEAAADMGYDYYGVADHAEGPGIVGGMGLSDTEILEQVEAIREVGAAADIAVFAGIEANVDADGEIGLSEEVIDALDVIVASTHSALDQDAETATERLVTAVENPAIDILGHPSGRLLNERSGLEFDATALGKAAAEHGTALEVNSNPRRLDLWGSAVQAAVEAGAPISINTDAHQPSTLEYMRWGVHTARRGWAEPSDVINTWDLEDVREFLH, encoded by the coding sequence ATGGCGACGAACGCCGAGATCGCGGCCCGCTTCGAGGAGTTCGCCGACCTGCTCGAGGCCGACGACGTCGAGTACAAACCCCGGGCGTACCGGCGAGCGGCCGAGAACGTCCGCACGCATCCGTCGCCGATCGCCGATCGCGTCGAGGCCGGCGACGAGGCGGTCCTCGAGGAGATCGACGGCGTCGGCGACGCCATCGCCTCGAAGATCGTCGAGTACGTCGAGACCGGCGGGATCGACGAACTCGAGGAGCTGCGCGAGAATCTCCCCATCGACATCGCCGACATCACCCGCATCGAGGGCGTCGGCCCCAAGACCGCCGGCAAGCTCTATCGCGAACTCGGGGTCCAGACGCTGGACGATCTCGAGGCGGCCGCCGAGGCCGGCGAGGTTCAGGAGGTCAAGGGGTTCGGCCCGAAGACCGAACAGAACATCCTCGACAATCTGGAGTTCGCTCGCACGGTCGGCCAGCGCCAGCTACTCGGCGAGGCCAGGCCGCTCGCCGACGACGTGCTCGCGTTCCTCGAATCGATCGACGCGGTCCAACGTTGCGAGGTCGCGGGCTCGATCCGCCGGTGGCGCGAGACGATCGGCGACGTGGACGTGCTCGCGGCCACCGACGCGGGCGAGGACGTCGTCGAGGCGTTCGTCGCCTGGGACTCGGTCGACGACGAGATCGAGTCCGGGCCGGAGAAAGCCAGCGTCCGCGTCGGCGAGAGTCGCGTCGACCTGCGCGTGGTCGTCCCCGGGGAGTTCGGCTCCGCCCTGCAGTACTTTACGGGGAGCAAGGACCACAACGTCGCCCTACGCAACTACGCGATCGACCGCGGGATGAAGTTAAACGAGTACGGCGCCTTCGACGTCAGCGACGTCGAGGACGAGGAGGCGGGTCAGCGCGTGGGCGAGCGCGTCGCGGGCGAGACCGAGGAGGGCATGTACGAGGCCCTCGGGCTGCCGTGGATCCCGCCGGAACTCCGAACGGATCGCGGCGAGATCGCCGCCGCCGAAAAGGGCGAGCTGCCGGATCTCATCACGCGCGAGGATATCCGCGGCGACTTCCACAGCCACACGGAGTGGTCCGACGGCAACACCGACATCGAGGCGATGGTCGAGGCCGCCGCGGACATGGGGTACGACTACTACGGCGTCGCCGACCACGCCGAGGGCCCCGGTATCGTCGGCGGGATGGGCCTATCCGATACCGAGATCCTCGAGCAGGTCGAAGCTATCCGCGAGGTCGGCGCCGCGGCCGATATCGCGGTCTTCGCCGGGATCGAGGCCAACGTCGACGCCGACGGCGAGATCGGCCTCTCCGAGGAAGTGATCGACGCGTTGGACGTGATCGTCGCCTCGACCCACAGTGCGCTCGATCAGGACGCGGAAACGGCCACCGAGCGGCTCGTCACCGCCGTCGAGAATCCGGCGATCGACATCCTGGGCCACCCCAGCGGGCGGCTGCTCAACGAGCGCTCCGGCCTCGAGTTCGACGCGACCGCGCTCGGAAAGGCCGCCGCCGAACACGGCACCGCCCTCGAGGTCAACAGCAACCCCCGGCGGCTCGACCTGTGGGGCAGCGCCGTCCAGGCGGCCGTCGAGGCGGGCGCCCCGATCTCGATCAACACCGACGCCCACCAGCCCTCGACGCTCGAGTATATGCGCTGGGGCGTCCACACCGCGCGCCGCGGCTGGGCCGAGCCGTCGGACGTGATCAACACCTGGGACCTCGAGGACGTCCGCGAGTTCCTCCACTGA
- a CDS encoding CPBP family intramembrane glutamic endopeptidase: MSEGLGSAVEGMPVLAIVFLAGNGLLVPIAEEQVWRGIVQSDLVDGWGALAGVAVTAVLFACKHVIVDLSIVRLTTLLTLGLLFGVVRHRWGTASSAVTHVLLNTVSTAALIAVALG, from the coding sequence GTGAGCGAGGGGCTGGGCTCGGCGGTCGAGGGGATGCCCGTGCTCGCGATCGTCTTCCTCGCGGGCAACGGACTCCTCGTCCCGATCGCCGAGGAGCAGGTCTGGCGGGGGATCGTCCAGTCGGATCTGGTCGACGGCTGGGGCGCGCTCGCCGGGGTCGCGGTCACGGCGGTCCTGTTCGCCTGCAAGCACGTGATCGTGGACCTCTCGATCGTGCGGCTCACGACGCTGCTGACGCTGGGACTGCTCTTCGGCGTCGTACGCCACCGGTGGGGAACCGCGAGCAGCGCGGTCACCCACGTCCTGCTCAACACGGTCTCGACGGCCGCTCTTATCGCGGTGGCGCTCGGTTGA
- a CDS encoding (R)-citramalate synthase, with amino-acid sequence MPVTHSAEQTIVSDRDVKLLDTTLRDGEQAPGVSLSPDEKVEIARALERAGVAVIEAGSACTGAGERRAISRVTDLDLDACVTSFCRGMQTDVDLALDCDVDGVHVVVPASDRHIEDKVGTSHEDNLATTAELVEYATDHDLWVEVIGEDGSRADLDYLEELMGTALDAGADRICFADTVGHTGPERTADAVARLADLGPVSAHTHDDLGLGVTNALAAVAAGADMVHCTVNGLGERAGNVSLEEVAIALSHVYDVETLELEELYDLAQIVSRVTGVQLPPNKAVIGENAFTHESGIHTDGTLKDDKMYEPYAPETVGRERRLALGKHTGRAGVAATLEEHGVEADDDEIAEIAERVTELGDRGRRVTDADLLAVAEDVTGEDRDRVVDLLDLTATSGGAVPTASIRLEVDGEERVASGTGSGPVDAAVSAVREALGSRADAELESYHVDAVTGGTDAVVTVEVTMVRNDRSVTVARSEADITRASVTAMVDALDRLLAADRESLAPADD; translated from the coding sequence TTGCCCGTAACTCATTCCGCCGAACAGACGATCGTATCGGACCGTGACGTTAAACTACTTGACACGACGCTTCGCGACGGCGAGCAAGCGCCAGGCGTCTCGCTCTCGCCCGACGAGAAGGTCGAGATCGCCCGCGCCCTCGAACGCGCGGGCGTCGCCGTCATCGAAGCCGGCAGCGCCTGTACCGGCGCGGGTGAGCGACGGGCCATCTCGCGGGTGACCGACCTCGATCTGGACGCCTGCGTCACCAGTTTTTGTCGCGGGATGCAGACCGACGTCGATCTGGCGCTCGACTGCGACGTCGATGGGGTTCACGTCGTCGTCCCCGCGAGCGACCGCCACATCGAGGACAAGGTCGGTACCTCCCACGAGGACAACCTGGCGACGACCGCCGAACTCGTCGAGTACGCCACGGATCACGACCTCTGGGTCGAAGTCATCGGCGAGGACGGCTCCCGGGCCGACCTCGACTACCTCGAGGAGCTGATGGGTACCGCCCTCGACGCCGGCGCCGACCGGATCTGCTTCGCCGACACCGTCGGCCACACCGGACCCGAGCGCACCGCCGACGCGGTCGCCAGGCTCGCCGACCTGGGCCCGGTCAGCGCTCATACCCACGACGACCTGGGCCTAGGCGTGACCAACGCGCTCGCGGCCGTCGCCGCGGGCGCCGACATGGTCCACTGTACAGTCAACGGGCTCGGCGAGCGGGCCGGCAACGTCTCCTTAGAGGAGGTCGCGATCGCGCTCTCGCACGTCTACGACGTCGAGACGCTCGAACTCGAGGAGCTGTACGATCTGGCACAGATCGTCTCGCGGGTGACGGGCGTCCAGCTCCCGCCGAACAAGGCCGTCATCGGCGAGAACGCCTTCACTCACGAGAGCGGCATCCACACGGACGGGACGCTCAAGGACGACAAGATGTACGAGCCTTACGCGCCCGAGACCGTCGGCCGCGAACGGCGGCTCGCGCTCGGGAAACACACCGGCCGCGCGGGCGTCGCGGCCACGCTCGAGGAACACGGCGTCGAGGCCGACGACGACGAGATCGCCGAGATCGCCGAGCGCGTGACCGAACTCGGCGACCGCGGCCGACGGGTCACCGACGCCGACCTGCTGGCCGTCGCCGAGGACGTCACCGGCGAGGACCGCGACCGCGTGGTCGACCTGCTCGATCTCACCGCCACCAGCGGCGGGGCCGTCCCGACGGCGAGCATCCGGCTCGAGGTCGACGGCGAGGAACGCGTCGCCAGCGGGACCGGCTCGGGCCCTGTCGACGCCGCGGTCTCGGCCGTTCGCGAAGCGCTCGGCTCGCGGGCCGACGCCGAGCTCGAGTCCTACCACGTCGACGCGGTCACGGGCGGCACCGACGCCGTCGTCACCGTCGAAGTGACGATGGTCCGCAACGACCGCTCGGTAACCGTGGCCCGCAGCGAGGCCGACATCACCCGCGCGAGCGTGACGGCGATGGTCGACGCGCTCGACCGGCTGCTCGCCGCCGACCGCGAGTCGCTCGCGCCGGCCGACGACTGA
- a CDS encoding endonuclease V produces MSSPRPDLAPDAALSREEMEALQREIADAAVFADDFSFDPATLSNPLATTSSGGDPPVVVGVDQSFLTNEAGDQDRALSAVVALQGGEVVERVHAVTPLEIPYIPGLLSFREGRPILAALDELSVEPDLILFDGSGRIHFRQAGIATHMGVVRDVPSIGVAKSLLCGTPRGNTENLPAGSTVAVESNSRVDAPDGTLLGYAVQTRQYDSPDRYINPLYVSPGHRVGPETAADVALELASSYKLPDPVRLADTYADEAKRSLDE; encoded by the coding sequence ATGAGTTCCCCTCGTCCAGATCTCGCACCCGACGCCGCCCTCTCGCGCGAGGAGATGGAAGCCCTCCAGCGCGAGATCGCCGACGCCGCCGTCTTCGCGGACGACTTTTCGTTCGATCCCGCCACCCTCTCGAACCCGCTCGCGACGACGTCGAGCGGCGGCGATCCCCCGGTCGTCGTCGGCGTCGACCAATCGTTTCTCACGAACGAGGCCGGCGATCAGGACCGCGCCTTGAGCGCCGTCGTCGCCCTTCAAGGCGGCGAGGTCGTCGAGCGCGTCCACGCGGTGACGCCGCTCGAGATCCCCTACATCCCCGGGCTCCTCTCCTTCCGCGAGGGCCGCCCCATCCTCGCGGCGCTCGACGAATTGTCCGTCGAACCGGACCTGATCCTGTTCGACGGCAGCGGCCGCATCCACTTTCGCCAGGCCGGCATCGCGACGCACATGGGCGTCGTCCGGGACGTGCCGAGCATCGGCGTCGCAAAGAGCCTGCTCTGCGGGACCCCGCGGGGGAACACCGAGAACCTCCCCGCGGGCTCGACGGTCGCCGTCGAATCGAACTCGCGGGTCGACGCCCCCGACGGCACCCTGCTGGGCTATGCCGTCCAGACGCGCCAGTACGACTCGCCGGACCGGTACATCAACCCGCTGTACGTCAGCCCCGGCCACCGCGTCGGTCCCGAAACCGCCGCCGACGTCGCCCTCGAGCTCGCCTCGTCGTACAAGCTTCCCGACCCGGTCCGCCTAGCGGACACGTACGCGGACGAAGCCAAGCGGAGCCTCGACGAGTAG
- a CDS encoding right-handed parallel beta-helix repeat-containing protein, producing MSRLGALGLGAAITGAAASSSQGVDVAAAQSEDGRGIAVSDSGTTVDDDVTQLDFGGELSVADAGGDTVSIQSDTNPNVVNVRDDLGVEPEADDLWGAIEDHYTSFAPTNRNHCYEIPAGTWYVETDNVHFDAHEFLGIVGDPFATLKVTDQGVDRLMTVGTIDDSLPHAQRTVMRDLQVDIRGDYDAGICRWYTYKYGRIENISMRGRRDRRNPDFGGDRHTIMVDGRQPTTTNIISGCHLNNGDTHYDRDTQVGHAIPFSSEPYNRGTNIWEGCQVTGYIDNGLYVSTNAGRNIITGCHVRNCAGAGIRIGANDYVQNCRVTMTEHPGYPWSGLWVENGGGQIVDGLTIHNTVEKNTEIVRLTNDGPARISGVHITDEGGDGRAIRVADNDETRTVFEGCTITDRTSPSVSDYAVYVRSSNVVFKDCEYDLKSQTDQDRHGFFVSRGGTDVDRLVLHNSHIDADGASLRFSESGRDHNIENAVFDGIVMSDPDTTLEDVLWVGNRHRGNTYFRGDRPGWQGDFNFGFDL from the coding sequence ATGAGTCGACTCGGGGCACTGGGTCTCGGTGCTGCCATTACCGGTGCGGCCGCGTCGAGTTCGCAGGGGGTCGACGTCGCCGCGGCACAAAGCGAGGACGGGCGCGGAATCGCCGTCAGCGACTCGGGAACGACGGTCGACGACGACGTGACGCAGTTAGACTTCGGAGGAGAGCTCTCGGTCGCCGACGCGGGCGGAGACACCGTCAGTATCCAGAGCGACACGAATCCCAACGTCGTCAACGTTCGCGACGACCTGGGCGTCGAACCCGAGGCGGACGACCTGTGGGGTGCGATCGAAGATCACTACACCTCGTTCGCACCGACGAACCGGAACCACTGCTACGAAATTCCGGCGGGAACGTGGTACGTCGAGACCGACAACGTTCACTTCGACGCCCACGAGTTTCTGGGGATCGTCGGCGATCCGTTCGCGACGCTCAAGGTGACCGATCAGGGCGTCGACCGGCTGATGACGGTCGGGACCATCGACGACTCGCTTCCGCACGCACAGCGCACGGTGATGCGAGACCTCCAGGTCGACATTCGCGGCGACTACGACGCCGGTATCTGTCGGTGGTACACCTACAAGTACGGTCGAATCGAGAACATCTCGATGCGCGGCCGCCGTGACAGGCGCAACCCCGACTTCGGTGGCGATCGACACACAATCATGGTCGATGGTCGGCAACCCACGACGACGAACATCATCAGCGGGTGCCACCTCAACAACGGCGACACCCACTACGACCGGGACACCCAGGTCGGGCACGCGATCCCGTTCAGTTCGGAACCGTACAACCGGGGAACGAACATCTGGGAGGGGTGTCAGGTGACGGGATACATCGATAACGGGCTCTACGTGTCGACCAACGCCGGCCGAAACATCATAACAGGCTGTCACGTCCGCAACTGCGCCGGCGCGGGCATCCGCATCGGTGCCAACGATTACGTCCAGAACTGCCGCGTCACCATGACCGAACATCCGGGATACCCCTGGTCCGGCCTCTGGGTCGAGAACGGCGGCGGCCAGATCGTCGACGGACTCACCATCCACAACACGGTCGAGAAGAACACCGAGATTGTCCGCCTGACGAACGACGGGCCGGCGCGCATAAGCGGGGTGCACATCACCGACGAGGGGGGCGACGGACGCGCGATCCGCGTCGCCGATAACGACGAGACGCGGACGGTGTTCGAAGGGTGTACGATCACCGATCGAACCAGTCCGAGCGTCTCGGACTACGCGGTCTACGTGCGCTCGTCGAACGTCGTCTTCAAGGACTGCGAGTACGATCTCAAATCGCAGACCGATCAGGACCGACACGGCTTCTTCGTCAGTAGAGGGGGTACCGACGTCGATCGACTCGTCCTCCACAACAGCCATATCGACGCCGACGGCGCGAGCCTCCGGTTCAGTGAGAGCGGTCGGGACCACAACATCGAGAACGCGGTGTTCGACGGCATCGTGATGAGCGATCCCGATACCACACTCGAGGACGTGCTCTGGGTCGGTAACCGCCATCGCGGGAACACCTACTTCCGGGGCGACCGACCCGGGTGGCAGGGCGACTTCAACTTCGGGTTCGATCTCTGA
- a CDS encoding DUF7097 family protein, giving the protein MEKTPQGTSVGVDDPYEFAGVCDHLTGEGQCRYAFDHYEHDPEFARERANEEYECPVVDPESDWSWADCPHFRSRNRDRECVRCGLAEKRMAHDDERPLLEEHHLSYARDGETLSHEISIYLCRWCHAKVHNSWARITDDAAPDPDAIAALEARRGREQEELGFESAAKRYGEDDR; this is encoded by the coding sequence ATGGAGAAAACGCCGCAGGGGACTTCCGTCGGCGTCGACGACCCCTACGAGTTCGCCGGCGTCTGCGACCACCTCACCGGCGAGGGGCAGTGCCGGTACGCCTTCGACCACTACGAGCACGACCCCGAGTTCGCCCGCGAGCGCGCGAACGAAGAGTACGAGTGTCCCGTGGTTGATCCCGAATCGGACTGGTCGTGGGCCGACTGTCCGCACTTCCGCTCGCGCAACCGGGACCGCGAGTGCGTCCGCTGCGGGCTCGCGGAAAAGCGGATGGCCCACGACGACGAGCGGCCGCTGCTCGAGGAGCACCATCTCTCGTATGCGCGCGACGGGGAGACCCTCTCCCACGAAATCTCGATCTACCTCTGTCGGTGGTGTCACGCCAAGGTTCACAACTCCTGGGCGCGGATCACCGATGACGCCGCGCCGGACCCCGACGCGATCGCGGCGCTCGAAGCGCGACGGGGCCGAGAGCAGGAAGAACTCGGCTTCGAGTCGGCCGCGAAGCGGTACGGCGAGGACGACCGATAA